In Allomuricauda ruestringensis DSM 13258, the following proteins share a genomic window:
- a CDS encoding TonB-dependent receptor, translated as MQNLKATLTLILLFFTLTFYAQEVTVLDADTGIPVDNIAIFNKDQSKTTVTDARGKSELDIFSPDERITFKHISYATYTTTKNQIERRGNRVYLHLKTEELQEVVMSVSKWEQQKKHIPQKIETFDARNIAFTAPQTSADLLQNSGKVFVQKSQLGGGSPMIRGFATNRILLSVDGVRMNNAIFRGGNLQNVISVDPFTIKKTEVTFGPGSVIYGSDAIGGVMNFYTQDPRFSFTDSLAFSGNVNYRYSTANNENTAHVDFNLGKLKWASYTSFTYNNFDDLKMGEHGPESYLRNNYVIRENGTDVLVANDDPKKQVSSGYDQVSFLQKFTYKPNSTWNYDLGLYYSETSDFPRYDRLIRPTSDGKGLRSAEWYYGPQKWFMGNFQITQKGKNKFYDGVKLTTAYQFFEESRHDRGFQDPELYSTREKVDALSLNLDFENKKMGDLHLYYGAEYVFNKVDSKGSMQNIETDEVAETASRYPDGSTWQTLAGYINGEYQLKPNLTLLSGIRYSQVWVNAIFDTTYYPFPFDEADIVTGALTGSLGLSWFPRSDLQVTLNGSTGFRAPNIDDIGKIFDSEPGSVVVPNPDLEPEYAYNGELGLRKNFNDVLVLKGTTYYTYLVDALVRRDFSFGGQTEIEYNGEPSNVQAIQNAAKAYVYGFEFGLEAYFNEHLSLNSNLTLTEGVEEDDDGTDSPSRHAAPIFGDVHLIWENQKLKADVFVNYNGEVSNNDLAISEQGKTYMYASDANGNPYSPSWYTLNFRSQYQITNALKASVSLENMTNQRYRMYSSGITAPGTNLVLGLGYAF; from the coding sequence ATGCAAAACCTGAAAGCAACCTTAACTCTAATTCTTCTATTTTTTACCTTAACATTTTATGCCCAAGAAGTAACCGTTTTAGATGCCGACACAGGAATACCTGTAGATAATATTGCCATTTTTAACAAAGACCAATCTAAGACCACAGTTACGGATGCCAGAGGAAAGAGTGAACTTGATATTTTTTCCCCAGATGAAAGAATCACTTTTAAACATATCAGTTATGCAACCTATACCACTACCAAAAATCAAATAGAAAGGCGCGGCAATCGGGTCTATCTCCACCTAAAAACAGAAGAACTTCAAGAAGTAGTGATGTCCGTCTCCAAATGGGAGCAACAAAAAAAGCACATCCCCCAAAAAATTGAAACTTTTGATGCCCGAAATATTGCATTTACCGCACCACAGACCTCCGCAGACCTTTTGCAGAATAGCGGAAAAGTATTTGTGCAAAAAAGTCAATTGGGTGGCGGTAGCCCCATGATCAGGGGGTTTGCTACCAACAGAATACTATTGTCCGTAGATGGAGTTCGAATGAACAACGCCATATTCCGTGGAGGAAACCTCCAAAATGTAATTTCAGTTGACCCGTTCACTATTAAAAAAACGGAGGTGACCTTTGGTCCCGGCTCTGTCATCTATGGGAGTGATGCCATTGGTGGTGTGATGAATTTTTATACACAAGATCCACGCTTTTCCTTTACAGATAGCCTTGCTTTCTCTGGAAATGTGAACTACCGATATTCAACCGCTAACAATGAGAACACCGCCCATGTGGATTTTAATTTAGGAAAGCTAAAATGGGCGTCCTATACCAGCTTTACCTACAACAATTTTGATGATTTGAAGATGGGCGAACACGGGCCTGAATCCTATTTGCGCAACAATTATGTGATTCGTGAGAACGGAACCGATGTTTTGGTAGCGAATGATGATCCTAAAAAACAGGTGAGTTCAGGATACGACCAAGTAAGTTTTCTTCAGAAGTTTACCTATAAACCCAATAGCACTTGGAACTACGATTTGGGACTGTATTATTCCGAAACATCGGATTTCCCAAGATATGATAGATTAATTCGTCCAACCAGCGATGGTAAAGGGCTTCGTTCGGCAGAATGGTACTATGGTCCACAAAAATGGTTCATGGGAAATTTTCAAATCACCCAAAAAGGAAAAAACAAATTCTATGATGGAGTAAAACTGACCACAGCTTATCAGTTTTTTGAAGAAAGCCGACACGACAGAGGTTTTCAAGATCCTGAACTTTATTCAACCAGGGAAAAAGTAGATGCCCTATCCTTAAACTTGGATTTTGAAAACAAGAAAATGGGAGACCTGCACCTATATTATGGTGCCGAGTATGTCTTTAATAAGGTCGATTCCAAAGGAAGCATGCAAAATATTGAAACGGATGAAGTAGCGGAAACAGCTTCAAGATATCCCGATGGTTCCACATGGCAAACCTTGGCCGGATATATAAATGGAGAGTATCAATTAAAGCCAAACCTTACTTTATTATCGGGAATCCGGTATAGCCAAGTTTGGGTAAATGCTATTTTCGATACCACCTATTACCCCTTTCCTTTTGATGAGGCAGATATTGTAACCGGAGCCCTTACCGGAAGTTTGGGGCTTAGCTGGTTCCCAAGATCCGATTTACAGGTAACCTTGAACGGTTCTACTGGATTTAGAGCACCCAATATTGATGATATCGGTAAAATATTTGACTCCGAACCTGGCTCGGTAGTAGTGCCCAACCCCGATTTGGAACCCGAATATGCCTATAATGGCGAGCTGGGACTCAGAAAAAACTTTAATGATGTGTTGGTACTCAAGGGAACGACCTACTATACTTATTTGGTGGATGCGTTGGTAAGAAGAGATTTTTCTTTCGGCGGTCAAACAGAAATTGAGTACAATGGGGAACCCAGCAATGTGCAGGCAATACAAAATGCGGCCAAGGCTTATGTGTACGGTTTTGAGTTTGGATTGGAAGCCTATTTTAACGAACACCTGTCGTTAAATTCCAATTTAACTCTAACGGAGGGAGTGGAAGAGGATGACGATGGAACCGATAGTCCTTCCCGCCACGCCGCACCCATTTTTGGCGATGTACATTTGATTTGGGAGAATCAAAAATTAAAAGCAGATGTATTCGTCAACTATAACGGAGAGGTAAGTAACAATGATTTGGCGATTTCCGAACAGGGCAAAACCTATATGTATGCGAGCGATGCCAATGGAAACCCCTATTCGCCATCTTGGTACACCTTAAATTTTAGGTCACAATATCAAATAACCAATGCTTTAAAGGCATCTGTGAGTCTGGAAAACATGACGAACCAACGGTATCGAATGTATTCTTCGGGTATTACTGCCCCAGGGACTAACTTGGTTTTGGGATTGGGATATGCATTTTAA